A single genomic interval of Festucalex cinctus isolate MCC-2025b chromosome 16, RoL_Fcin_1.0, whole genome shotgun sequence harbors:
- the lrig3 gene encoding leucine-rich repeats and immunoglobulin-like domains protein 3, translating to MHSCTFWGSAVFFLLFCGVGAHTRTCPAPCACFGDLVDCSRLKRGQMPKSLPEWTVQLDLSHNKLQTLDGTLFSKMQHLNEIKLNHNELDSVPDLGPYTSNITTLVLANNRFSKITAEQLGPFLALETLDLSNNNIVELKVNSFPALPLKNLFLNNNRISSLETGCFSNLSSSLQLLRLNRNRLSSIPAKIFQLPNLQHLELSRNRVRRVEGLTFQGLHALRSLKMQRNGLSRLMDGAFWGLGNMEVLQLDSNNLTEVSKGWLYGLLTLQQLHLGHNAISRIRPDAWEFCQKLSELNLSSNHLSRLEESSFVGLSLLDELHVGNNRVSFIADGAFRGLSSLQTLDLQNNEISWTIEDMNGPFSALDKLKKIFLQGNQIRSVTKKSFSGLDALQHLDLSNNAIMSIQANAFSQMKNLQELRLNTSSLLCDCQLKWLPVWVAEQTFLPCINASCAHPQMLKGRSVFAVGPEEFVCDDFPKPQITIQPESQSALKGANVTFVCSAASSSDSPMTFAWKKDNEALNDAEIHNQAHLRVQGGSGGETEVTEYTTTLQLRDVQFSSEGKYQCVISNHFGSSYSTKARLTVNMLPSFTKMPMDLSIRAGATARLECAAVGHPTPQIAWQKDGGTDFPAARERRMHVMPEDDVFFIVDVTTEDIGVYSCTAQNVAGAISANATLTVLETPSFLRPLMDRTVAKGETAVLQCIAGGSPAPRLNWTKDDSPLVVTERHFFAAANQLLIIVDVAEADVGKYTCEMSNTLGTERGNIRLSVIPNPNCDSAVQGGVGVVGGAATDDDGWTTVGIVVIAVVCCVVGTSLVWVVIIYHTRRRNEDCSVTNTDETNLPADIPSYLSSQGTLADRQDGYIPSESGSSHHYMASSISGFYLQPKDVNGLCQLDTGSEAEMEAASIDPLLCHYQGPISTLLRRDLYPSDLSELYTGCSVDPRPVCSESCSGSLTRSKRRDYLLSEPFDLCSSTILMQLPNAGLHLGQQTGRRPSMEEAEEADYGRPHECPPPYNSFMGSFGKSPWRPPQDLCSGYGPPPAACQRNNLHENPYTAAADTDSDGEEDKSNKDSRFASVYEQPFDSNRTVVSPSGTSC from the exons AGCAAACAACAGGTTCTCCAAGATCACCGCGGAGCAGCTCGGGCCTTTCCTCGCCCTGGAAACGCTCGACCTCAGTaacaacaacattgtggagcTCAAGGTCAACTCCTTCCCCGCTTTGCCTCTCAAGAACCT ATTCCTGAACAACAATCGCATCTCCTCACTGGAGACAGGCTGCTTCAGCAACCTGTCCAGTAGTCTTCAGCTTCTGCGACTCAACCGCAACCGTCTCTCCTCCATCCCAGCCAAAATTTTCCAGCTGCCCAACTTGCAACACCT GGAGCTAAGCAGGAATCGAGTGCGCAGGGTGGAAGGCTTGACGTTCCAAGGTCTGCACGCGCTTCGTTCTCTGAAGATGCAGCGGAACGGCCTGAGTCGCTTAATGGACGGGGCCTTCTGGGGCCTCGGCAACATGGAAGTCCT GCAGCTGGACTCCAACAACCTGACGGAGGTGAGCAAGGGCTGGCTGTACGGCCTGCTGACTCTGCAGCAGCTCCACCTCGGCCACAACGCCATCAGCCGGATACGACCTGACGCCTGGGAGTTCTGCCAGAAACTCAGCGAGCT CAACCTCTCTTCCAACCACTTGTCCCGACTGGAAGAATCCAGCTTCGTTGGACTCAGCCTGCTCGACGAGCTTCACGTCGGGAATAACCGTGTTAGTTTCATCGCCGACGGAGCATTTCGAGGCCTCTCCAGCCTGCAGACGCT GGATCTCCAAAACAATGAAATCTCCTGGACCATTGAGGACATGAACGGGCCATTCTCAGCATTGGACAAACTGAAGAAAAT ATTTCTGCAAGGAAACCAAATCCGCTCAGTTACCAAGAAGTCCTTCTCTGGTCTGGATGCATTACAGCACCT AGACTTAAGCAATAACGCCATCATGTCTATCCAAGCAAATGCTTTCTCGCAGATGAAAAACCTACAAGAGtt GCGTCTGAACACCTCCAGCTTGCTGTGCGACTGCCAGCTCAAGTGGCTTCCAGTCTGGGTGGCGGAACAAACCTTCCTCCCCTGCATTAATGCCAGCTGCGCCCACCCGCAGATGCTGAAGGGCAGGAGCGTGTTCGCCGTCGGCCCCGAGGAGTTCGTGTGCG ATGATTTCCCAAAGCCTCAGATCACCATTCAGCCGGAGAGCCAGTCGGCTCTGAAGGGAGCTAACGTGACGTTCGTGTGCTCGGCGGCGAGCTCCAGTGACTCACCTATGACGTTCGCCTGGAAGAAAGACAACGAGGCGCTTAACGATGCCGAGATCCACAACCAGGCCCACTTGAGAGTGCAGGGAGGTTCCGGTGGCGAGACCGAGGTGACGGAGTATACAACCACCCTGCAGCTGCGTGATGTGCAATTCTCCAGCGAGGGAAAATACCAGTGTGTCATCTCCAACCACTTTGGATCTTCGTACTCCACCAAGGCCAGGCTCACTGTTAATA TGCTCCCTTCCTTCACCAAAATGCCAATGGACCTGAGCATCCGCGCCGGAGCAACCGCCCGGCTGGAATGCGCAGCGGTGGGTCACCCTACGCCTCAAATCGCCTGGCAGAAGGACGGCGGCACCGACTTCCCCGCCGCCCGCGAACGCCGAATGCACGTGATGCCGGAGGACGACGTGTTCTTCATCGTGGACGTCACGACGGAGGACATCGGGGTTTACAGCTGCACCGCTCAGAATGTCGCCGGGGCAATTTCTGCCAATGCTACGCTAACGGTCTTAG AAACGCCCTCTTTCCTGCGGCCCCTAATGGACCGCACGGTGGCCAAGGGTGAGACCGCCGTCCTCCAGTGCATAGCGGGCGGCAGCCCCGCGCCGAGACTCAACTGGACCAAAGACGACAGCCCGCTGGTGGTGACCGAGCGGCATTTCTTCGCCGCCGCCAATCAGCTCCTCATCATCGTGGACGTGGCCGAGGCGGACGTCGGGAAGTACACCTGCGAGATGTCCAACACTCTGGGCACCGAAAGGGGAAACATCAGGCTGTCGGTCATACCCAACCCCAACTGCGACTCTGCGGTGCAAGGAGGGGTCGGGGTCGTCGGCGGAGCGGCCACGGATGACGACGGCTGGACCACGGTGGGCATCGTCGTCATAGCCGTGGTATGCTGCGTAGTTGGCACCTCGCTCGTTTGGGTGGTGATCATCTACCACACTCGTCGGCGGAATGAGGACTGCAGTGTCACCAACACAG ATGAGACCAATCTGCCAGCAGACATCCCAAGCTACCTCTCTTCTCAAGGCACGCTTGCAGACCGCCAAGACGGCTACATCCCATCCGAGAGCGGCAGCAGCCATCATTACATGGCATCATCCATTAGCGGCTTCTACCTGCAGCCCAAAGATGTAAACG GTCTTTGTCAGCTGGATACAGGAAGTGAAGCCGAGATGGAAGCGGCGTCCATTGACCCACTTCTCTGCCATTACCAAGGTCCAATAAGCACACTGCTTCGCCGAGACTTGTACCCCAGTGACCTTTCGGAGCTCTACACAG GGTGTTCCGTTGACCCAAGACCAGTTTGCAGTGAGTCCTGCAGTGGAAGCCTGACCAGGTCCAAAAGAAGGGACTACCTACTCTCAGAGCCCTTTGACCTTTGCTCGTCGACCATCCTGATGCAGCTCCCCAACGCCGGCCTCCATCTTGGCCAGCAGACTGGCCGCCGCCCATCCATGGAAGAGGCAGAGGAGGCCGACTATGGCCGACCTCATGAGTGTCCCCCTCCTTACAACAGCTTCATGG GCTCATTTGGGAAGTCTCCCTGGAGGCCTCCGCAGGACTTGTGCTCGGGATACGGCCCACCTCCAGCAGCATGTCAGAGGAATAACCTCCACGAAAACCCGTACACCGCCGCCGCCGATACGGACTCCGACGGCGAGGAGGACAAGAGCAACAAGGACTCGCGATTCGCGAGTGTTTACGAACAGCCGTTTGACAGCAACCGGACTGTCGTTTCTCCGAGCGGAACGAGCTGTTAG